The nucleotide sequence GAGACGCAGGACTGCTTCTCCGGGCAGATACGGAGCGAGGGCGATCTGGTGACCGACATAGACTTCTCGCGCGTCAACCCGGCCACCGGGCCGGTCGCGGTGCGCGGTGCGGAGCCGGGGGACAGCCTGATCGTCGAGATCCTCGACATCCGGACCGCCGGGCAGGGGGTCGCGACGATCATCCCCGGCTACGGTCAGCTCATAGACCTGGTCGACGCACCGGTGACGAAGATCCTGCCGGTGGAGGACGGCATCGTGCGCTTCGACGACCGGATAAGCTTCCCCGCCAGGCCGATGGTCGGGGTGGTGGGGGTCGCCACCGGCGGCGAGACGCTCGAGAACGCCCTGCCCGGCAGGCACGGCGGCAACCTCGACGATCACCTGCACGGTGTCGGGACGAAGATCTACTTCCCCGTCCGCCAGCGGGGAGCGATGTTCGCCGTGGGGGACATGCACGCGAGCATGGGCGACGGCGAGATCTGCGGCACCGGCATCGAGATAGCCGGGGAGGTGACCGTGCGCTTCGATCTCCTCGAGGGCCGGCATGCGAACTGGCCGGTCTCCGAGACCAGGGACGCCTGGATCTCGCACGGAACCGCCCCGGATTACCCGGAGGCGATGCGCGAGGCGTGCCGGGAGGCGGCCGCCCTCCTGCGTTCGCAGTGGGGGATGAGCTACGAGGACGCCTTCATCTTCCTCAGCGTGCGGGCCGACGTGGGGGTGGCACAAGCCTGCAAGCCGTCTCCCTTCGCGAGCATCGCCCGCGTCGTCGTGCCGAAGCTGGAGGCGCTGCCGGGCCCGTTCCGGCTCTAGCGGACCGGGTTCTTTCTGGCGTAGCTGTAGGCGGTGTAGGCTGAGACGACGTGAGCGACCCACCCGAGGAGGCCGCCCGTCCCGATCCAGAGCCCGGGCGTGATGATCAGCCACAGGATACCCGCGAGGATGCGCCCGTTGTAGAACTGGCCCACCCCCGGGATGATGAGGCTCAAGACCGCCGCAAGCCCCGGATCGCGCATGCGCCGTACTCTACCACACCCGTCTACAGCGCGAGCAGACCCATCAGCTCGTCGACCGGGGTCTCCTCGAGCCGCTCCTGTCCTGAGAAGAGCTCTTCGACGGCCGAGAGCTTCTTCCTCGGGAGCCGGGTCGCGGCGTTGGCGCGGAACTTCTCCTGTAGCAGCGGGATGCCCTCCTTCCTGCGGCGGCGGTGGCCGATGGGGTACTCGACCTCGACCCTCTGCGTCGAGGTGCCGTCGCGGAAGAAGACCTGCACGGCGTTCGCGATCGAGCGCTTCTCGGGGTCGAGGTAGTCCCGGCTGTAGCGCTCATCCTCTTTCACGGTCGTCTTCGTCCGCAGCTCGTCTATGCGGGGGTCTTCGGCGAAGGAGTCCTCGTAGGAGTCGGCGGTGATCTCGCCGAAGATCAGACCGACGGCCGTGATGTACTGGATGCAGTGGTCGCGGTCGGCCGGGTTGTTGAGCGGCCCCTCCTTGGCGATGATCCTCATCGCAGGCTCCTGCGTGGTGATCTCGACGCGCTCGATCTCCTCCAGCCGATCCCTCACCTCCGGGTGCAGCCGGAGGGCGGCCTCGGCCGCGGTCTGGGCGTGGAACTCGGCGGGGAAGGAGATCTTGAAGAGCACGTTCTCCATGACGTAGCTCTCGAACGGGCGGGCGAGCTTTATCTCCCTCCCCCCGAAAAGAGCGTCCTGGAAGCCCCACCCTTCGGCGGAGAGCGCCTTCGGGTAGCCCATCTCGCCACAGATGGCCATCATCGCGAGCCTCACCCCGCGGCTCGTGGCGTCCCCGGCGGCCCAGGACTTCCGGCTGCCGACGTTCGGCGCGTGGCGGTAGGTGCGCAGCGGCCCGCCGTCTATGAACGCCCCGGAGACGGCGCTCTCGACCTCCTCGCGCCCGCCGCCGAACAGGCGCGTCGCCACCGCCGCTGAGGCCACCCGCACCAGCAGCACGTGGTCGATGCCCACCCGGTTGAAGGCGTTCTCGAGCGCCAGGACGCCCTGTATCTCGTGCGCCTTTATCGCCGCGGATAGCACGTCGCGCACGTAGAGGGGCTCCCTGCCCTCCGCGCGCCTCCTGCGGCTCAAATGGTCGGAGACGGCCAGGATCGCGCCGAGGTTGTCCGAGGGGTGACCCCACTCGGCGGCGAGCCAGGTGTCGTTGTAGTCGAGCCAGCGGATGGAGGCGCCGATGTCGAAGGCGGCCTTCACGGGGTCGAGCTCGTGGGGGGTCCCCGGCACCCGCGCGCCGTGCGGGACGGCCGTCCCCGGCACCGCCGGCCCGAGCAGCTTGGCGCACTCCGGATAGCGCAGCGCGAGGAGGGCGCAGCCCAAAGAGTCCATCAGGCAGTAGCGGGCGGTCTCGCGCGCGAGCGGACTACCCGGCTCGTAGGTGCAGACGTACTCCGAGATCCGCTCGATTACCTCATCCGCCATCTATCTCTCCTCCAGGGGGACGAACTTGCGTCTTTCGGGGCCGATGTAGTTGGCGGAGGGGCGGATGATCTTCCCGGACTCCCGCTGCTCTATGACGTGCGCCGTCCACCCTGAGGTGCGGGAGAAGACGAAGAGCGGGGTGAACATCTCCGTCGGTATCCCGCAGAAGCGATACGCCGAGGCGCTGTAGAAGTCCAGGTTGGGGAAGAGGTTCTTCTCCTCGTGCATTATCTGCTCGATCCGCTCGCTCACGGCGTAGAGATATCCCTCCTCGTGCCCCTCGGAGAGCCGCCTGGACCAGCCCTTTATGATGTCCGAGCGGGGATCGACGCGGGTGTAGACCGGGTGCCCGAAGCCCATCAGCCGCTCGCCGCGCGAGAGCGCCTCGCGCAGGCCCTCC is from Rubrobacter calidifluminis and encodes:
- a CDS encoding bifunctional 2-methylcitrate dehydratase/aconitate hydratase, whose protein sequence is MADEVIERISEYVCTYEPGSPLARETARYCLMDSLGCALLALRYPECAKLLGPAVPGTAVPHGARVPGTPHELDPVKAAFDIGASIRWLDYNDTWLAAEWGHPSDNLGAILAVSDHLSRRRRAEGREPLYVRDVLSAAIKAHEIQGVLALENAFNRVGIDHVLLVRVASAAVATRLFGGGREEVESAVSGAFIDGGPLRTYRHAPNVGSRKSWAAGDATSRGVRLAMMAICGEMGYPKALSAEGWGFQDALFGGREIKLARPFESYVMENVLFKISFPAEFHAQTAAEAALRLHPEVRDRLEEIERVEITTQEPAMRIIAKEGPLNNPADRDHCIQYITAVGLIFGEITADSYEDSFAEDPRIDELRTKTTVKEDERYSRDYLDPEKRSIANAVQVFFRDGTSTQRVEVEYPIGHRRRRKEGIPLLQEKFRANAATRLPRKKLSAVEELFSGQERLEETPVDELMGLLAL
- a CDS encoding acetamidase/formamidase family protein — translated: MAQQAYTVDHVVPRDQVVFSFGPEMKPVLEVSPGEVVTFETQDCFSGQIRSEGDLVTDIDFSRVNPATGPVAVRGAEPGDSLIVEILDIRTAGQGVATIIPGYGQLIDLVDAPVTKILPVEDGIVRFDDRISFPARPMVGVVGVATGGETLENALPGRHGGNLDDHLHGVGTKIYFPVRQRGAMFAVGDMHASMGDGEICGTGIEIAGEVTVRFDLLEGRHANWPVSETRDAWISHGTAPDYPEAMREACREAAALLRSQWGMSYEDAFIFLSVRADVGVAQACKPSPFASIARVVVPKLEALPGPFRL
- a CDS encoding DUF5683 domain-containing protein — encoded protein: MRDPGLAAVLSLIIPGVGQFYNGRILAGILWLIITPGLWIGTGGLLGWVAHVVSAYTAYSYARKNPVR